A genomic region of Acidobacteriota bacterium contains the following coding sequences:
- a CDS encoding YciI family protein produces the protein MEYLLLIYEDEKRFAQGFDSDEFNEYIAFGKTHANALRAGKALQPTRAATTVRVRNGKTALTDGPFAETKEQLGGFYLVEAKDLDEATAMAARIPGVRFGCVEVRPVMKFS, from the coding sequence ATGGAGTACTTACTGCTGATTTACGAAGATGAAAAGCGATTCGCACAGGGGTTCGACTCTGACGAATTCAACGAATACATTGCCTTCGGCAAAACTCACGCCAACGCGCTCCGGGCCGGCAAAGCCCTGCAGCCCACGCGGGCGGCGACCACAGTGCGGGTGCGCAATGGCAAAACGGCGCTCACCGACGGTCCGTTCGCGGAGACCAAGGAGCAGCTAGGCGGCTTCTACCTGGTCGAGGCCAAGGATCTCGACGAGGCCACGGCCATGGCCGCCAGGATTCCGGGCGTGCGCTTTGGCTGCGTGGAAGTGCGACCGGTCATGAAATTTTCGTGA
- a CDS encoding YciI family protein, whose product MRYMLLVYSRETQMQSLPPEEKQQIRAAHWAVMNAAAEGGVFHGAEPLASTLTATTVRTRAGKAFVTDGPFAETKEQLAGYYILDCASREEAIAWAKQIPTACKGGEGCIEIRPLIPSPQPGTPEFLESGRRIGPPRAS is encoded by the coding sequence ATGCGCTATATGCTACTGGTTTATTCGCGGGAAACCCAGATGCAAAGCCTGCCGCCGGAGGAAAAGCAGCAGATTCGCGCGGCGCACTGGGCGGTGATGAACGCGGCGGCCGAAGGCGGCGTTTTCCATGGCGCCGAGCCGCTCGCATCCACGCTCACAGCCACAACGGTGCGGACGCGGGCGGGCAAGGCGTTCGTCACCGACGGGCCGTTTGCGGAAACCAAAGAACAGCTCGCGGGCTACTACATTCTGGACTGTGCCAGCCGGGAGGAAGCCATCGCCTGGGCAAAGCAAATCCCGACCGCATGCAAGGGCGGCGAAGGCTGCATCGAGATCCGGCCGCTGATCCCCAGCCCCCAGCCCGGCACGCCAGAATTTCTGGAGAGCGGCCGTCGAATTGGTCCGCCTCGCGCGTCGTAG
- the acs gene encoding acetate--CoA ligase — translation MAGAASTLYPPPQGFSVNAHVKTSAAYDELRHAALADPEAFWSARARASLHWFTPFTKVLQWKAPFAQWFVGGETNASFNCLDRHLTGPRRNKAALIWEGENGEQQILTYNELHRRVCQFARALADLGYKKGDRAIIYLPMIPEAAVAMLGCARLGIIHSVVFAGFSSEALRTRMDDLEAQLVITADGGRRRGREVPLKKNVDAALEHCPGVKHSIVFRHTGSPITMNPARDLEWSELIAKAPAQCEAVPVDSEHPLYVLYTSGTTGKPKGVVHSTAGYLVEAQATMEWVFDLHEEDTYWCTADIGWVTGHSYIIYGPLAAGATTLMYEGAPDYPAPDRFWEIIAKYRVNLFYTSPTAIRSFIRAGDALPAKHDLSSLRLLGSVGEPIQPAAWEWYHRVIGHGRCPIVDTWWQTETGGILISPVPGAVATKPGSATLPLPGIDADVVNLRGERVAENQQGYLIIRKPWPSMLRGLYRDPERYQEAYWSRYPGLYFTGDAARRDADGYFWVLGRVDDVINVSGHRMSTMEVESVMVQHPAVAEAAAVGRPDEIKGQALVVFATIKGSSQADTKLAEELRAWVATEIGAFARPEEVRLVEGLPKTRSGKIMRRLLRELVTTHKIEGDTTTIEDYSVLLKLSASGKDEDEILKDRSS, via the coding sequence ATGGCTGGAGCCGCCTCGACCCTGTATCCGCCCCCGCAGGGGTTTTCTGTCAATGCGCATGTAAAAACCAGCGCCGCCTATGATGAACTACGGCACGCGGCGCTGGCCGATCCGGAAGCATTCTGGAGTGCCCGCGCACGAGCAAGCCTGCATTGGTTTACGCCCTTCACCAAAGTGCTGCAGTGGAAGGCACCGTTTGCGCAATGGTTTGTGGGCGGTGAAACCAATGCCAGCTTCAACTGCCTCGACCGGCATTTGACCGGACCGCGGCGCAACAAGGCTGCGCTGATCTGGGAGGGCGAAAACGGCGAGCAGCAGATCCTCACCTATAACGAGCTGCACCGGCGGGTGTGCCAATTCGCGCGCGCGCTGGCAGATCTGGGATACAAGAAAGGCGACCGGGCCATCATTTATCTGCCCATGATTCCCGAAGCGGCGGTGGCCATGCTGGGCTGCGCGCGCCTGGGCATCATTCATTCCGTGGTGTTTGCCGGGTTTTCAAGCGAGGCGCTGCGGACGCGCATGGATGACCTGGAAGCGCAGCTTGTCATCACCGCCGACGGCGGGCGGCGGCGCGGGCGCGAAGTACCGCTCAAGAAGAATGTGGATGCGGCGCTGGAGCATTGCCCCGGCGTGAAGCACTCGATTGTGTTCCGGCACACCGGCAGCCCCATCACCATGAATCCGGCGCGCGACCTGGAATGGAGCGAACTCATCGCCAAAGCGCCGGCACAGTGTGAGGCTGTGCCAGTGGATAGCGAGCATCCGCTGTATGTGCTTTATACCAGCGGCACCACTGGCAAACCCAAAGGGGTGGTGCATTCGACCGCGGGCTATCTGGTTGAGGCGCAGGCCACGATGGAGTGGGTTTTCGACCTGCACGAGGAGGACACCTACTGGTGTACGGCCGATATCGGCTGGGTGACGGGCCACAGCTACATCATTTATGGGCCGCTCGCCGCCGGCGCGACGACGCTGATGTATGAGGGCGCACCGGATTACCCGGCGCCGGACCGCTTTTGGGAGATCATCGCCAAGTACCGCGTCAATCTTTTCTATACCTCGCCGACGGCGATCCGCAGCTTTATTCGCGCCGGGGATGCTTTGCCGGCAAAGCACGACCTGTCAAGTCTGCGGCTGCTCGGCTCGGTGGGCGAGCCGATCCAGCCGGCCGCGTGGGAGTGGTATCACCGCGTAATCGGCCACGGCCGCTGTCCGATTGTGGACACCTGGTGGCAGACGGAAACCGGCGGCATTCTGATTTCGCCGGTTCCGGGGGCGGTCGCCACCAAGCCCGGATCGGCGACGCTGCCGCTGCCGGGCATCGACGCCGACGTGGTCAATCTGCGAGGCGAGCGCGTTGCCGAAAATCAGCAAGGGTATCTGATCATCCGCAAGCCGTGGCCTTCGATGCTGCGCGGCCTATACCGCGACCCGGAACGCTACCAGGAGGCATACTGGTCGCGCTACCCCGGCCTGTACTTCACCGGCGATGCGGCACGGCGCGATGCCGACGGCTATTTCTGGGTGCTGGGGCGCGTTGATGACGTCATTAACGTCAGCGGGCATCGCATGAGCACCATGGAAGTGGAATCGGTGATGGTGCAGCATCCGGCGGTGGCTGAGGCCGCGGCGGTCGGCCGGCCGGATGAGATCAAAGGCCAGGCGCTGGTCGTATTTGCCACGATCAAGGGCAGCAGCCAAGCCGATACCAAGCTGGCGGAGGAGCTGCGCGCGTGGGTGGCGACCGAGATTGGGGCCTTTGCGCGGCCGGAAGAGGTGCGGCTGGTCGAGGGACTGCCCAAGACCCGCAGCGGCAAGATTATGCGACGGCTGCTGCGCGAGTTGGTGACCACGCACAAGATTGAAGGCGACACGACGACGATTGAAGATTATTCCGTGCTGCTAAAACTAAGCGCTTCCGGCAAAGACGAGGACGAAATCCTCAAGGACCGAAGCAGCTAA
- a CDS encoding YceI family protein, whose amino-acid sequence MQGLRHSVFLLALAVGLGSVPAGAQAVSIPAGSYQLLASRSQLGILLRKAGWLGAFADNHVVHTGVMRGSATGEAGSWHGIVTAPTAELQVVDPNRSTQQRHEIWVTMEGPDQLDAEQFPEIVWRLNGLELTAAAPGVLLHGTFSIHGVTRTVAWPTHVAVENGVVHVWGSAQLLLTDYGIQPIHRALGAIKVKNQFELRWDTYWQRS is encoded by the coding sequence ATGCAAGGCCTCCGGCATTCGGTATTTTTGCTGGCTCTGGCGGTCGGACTGGGATCGGTCCCCGCCGGGGCGCAGGCGGTGAGCATTCCCGCGGGCAGCTATCAACTGCTCGCCTCGCGCTCGCAACTGGGAATTCTGCTGCGCAAGGCAGGATGGCTGGGCGCCTTTGCTGACAACCACGTAGTCCACACCGGCGTGATGCGGGGCTCGGCCACGGGTGAGGCCGGAAGCTGGCACGGCATAGTGACAGCGCCCACGGCAGAACTGCAGGTGGTGGACCCCAACCGCTCGACTCAACAGCGGCACGAAATCTGGGTGACCATGGAGGGTCCGGATCAACTCGACGCCGAACAGTTTCCCGAAATCGTCTGGCGGCTCAATGGACTGGAGCTGACGGCAGCCGCCCCGGGCGTCTTGCTGCATGGCACGTTCAGCATCCATGGGGTGACGCGCACGGTCGCCTGGCCAACACACGTAGCGGTCGAGAATGGAGTGGTTCACGTCTGGGGTTCGGCGCAATTGCTGCTGACCGATTACGGAATTCAGCCCATTCACCGGGCGCTGGGCGCTATTAAAGTCAAGAACCAATTTGAGTTGCGCTGGGACACGTATTGGCAGCGAAGTTGA